In the Nothobranchius furzeri strain GRZ-AD chromosome 15, NfurGRZ-RIMD1, whole genome shotgun sequence genome, one interval contains:
- the LOC107373576 gene encoding WAP four-disulfide core domain protein 2 has protein sequence METLRSRKAALILLFCAFVQSNAIMPKPGNCPSTFDLFMESPQCNYDRDCPGNQKCCRFFFRSVCTPPVPTLPGCPMPPGFAANPVGNCLEQCSKDSDCPGDDQICCFNGCGHVCMTQTIVKPGKCPDDFFFHRCHSHCRTDGDCRGEMKCCYSMCGSECKYPVFWPPIGRR, from the exons ATGGAGACACTCAGGTCTAGAAAAGCTGCCttgattttgttgttttgtgcTTTTGTTCAATCCAACGCAATAATGCCAAAACCTG GTAACTGTCCGAGCACCTTTGATTTATTTATGGAATCACCACAATGTAATTATGACAGAGACTGCCCAGGAAATCAGAAATGTTGCAGGTTTTTCTTCAGATCTGTTTGCACCCCTCCAGTTCCAA CATTACCAGGCTGTCCAATGCCTCCAGGGTTTGCAGCGAATCCAGTGGGGAATTGTCTTGAGCAGTGTTCAAAAGACTCGGATTGTCCTGGCGACGATCAGATATGCTGCTTTAATGGATGTGGACACGTGTGCATGACTCAGACAATAG TGAAGCCAGGAAAATGTCCTGACGACTTCTTCTTCCATCGATGTCACTCACACTGTAGAACTGATGGTGATTGCCGTGGTGAGATGAAGTGTTGCTATTCAATGTGTGGCAGTGAATGCAAATACCCCGTGTTTTGGCCCCCGATAGGCCGCCGCTAG